ATAGCAGAAAACCCATTATCATAAAACGCCTTGCCATCATCTTCAAGAGTAACTGCGGTAAGTGCAATTATTGGAAGAGTAGAGTTAAATTCACGAATTTGTTTTGTGGCTTCAATACCGCCAATTCCAGGCATATGTATGTCCATTAAAACCAAATCGAACTCCAGTTCGTTACAAACAGCAACTGCTTTTTCTCCATTATCTGCAACCACACAAGTAGCACCATTTTTCTCGAGGATTTTACGTGTGATCATTTGGTTAATCTTATTATCTTCAACAACAAGAATATGTCTGTTATCTAGTCTTAAAGACTCAATTTTAGTTGGGCTATCTTCAATGGTCTTGCTGGCAGAAATTGCTTCAGAATCTTTAAGATTTTCTTGTCCATCGCTTGGCATGGTAAGTTTTTTAATATCTTCTAAAGGGATAATTTCTGGTGTGCCTTCTTGTATTTCAGGAATTTCAAAAACAATATCAAAATAAAATTTAGAGCCTTTACCAATTTCGCTTTCTAGTTTTATGCTGCTTCCCATAAGCTTGAGAATTTGTTTTGTGATAGACAGGCCAAGTCCTGTTCCTCCAAACTCTCTATTAATATCCAATGAGCCTTGAGAGAAGTTCTCAAAGATTAATTCTTGTTGTTCTTTTGAAATACCTAAACCATTATCTTCTATTTCAATTCTTAAATTAGTTGCCTCTGAGGACTCAGAATTCTTGATAACGCGAACCCAAATATCACCATTCTTGGTAAATTTAATAGCATTACCTATAAGGTTTATAAGTACTTGAGACAGCTTGATTGAGTCGCCATTTAAAAGGTTAGGAATCTGATCATCAAACTCAAAATGAACCTTTACATTACTTTTATTGGCAGAGTAGTTTAATGCTGTAATTACTTCTAAGATTCTTTTCTTAAGATTAAATTTATCGACGCGTAAGCCAGCTTTATTAGCTTCTAATTTGTTTAAGTCCAGTATGTTATTAATTAAAGAAAGTAAATAATCTCCTGAAAATTTAAGCGAATTTAAGTGTTGCTTTTGCTCTTTTGTAGGGTTTTCGCCCAACAATAAATTTGTTAATCCTGTAACTGCATACAGTGGCGTTCTAAGCTCATGCGTAATGGTAGATAAAAATTGTGCTTTTGCACGTGTTGCTTTCTCAGCTTTCTCTTTGGCTTCCTTTAGTTCGTCTCTTTGTTTTAAAAGTAATACGTTAGCCTTATCTCGTATTTTATTATTCTTGTAAAGTGAAAGTGTTAGTAATGAGAGAATTGTAATAAAGGCAATACTTAATAATGTAATTAGTGTATTTAGTTTTATGTCTTTTTCTTGCTGTAAGTTAACCTCAGAAAGGTTGGTAATTACTTCATCTTTTTCTTCTAATTTTCTTAGGGCTTCCTCATCTAAACTTATGTTTTTGGAGCTTAGGCTTAGTTCCTTATTAATTTCATTACTTATGGTAAGGTATCTTACAGCTTTTTTATCGTCATTTAACTGCGAGGAAACTTGACTAAGGAGCAACGCTGTATCTGCTTGTAAATTCTTGAACTTGTAACGCTTTGAAATCTCAAAACTACGTTGTACGTTTTTCTCTGCAAATTCATAATTAAAATTAGCAAAATGAGATTTCCCTATAAGGTAAAGTGCTTGTGCATAAGGGTACTTGTCTGGAGAATCACTTAAATCTTCAATAGCCAGATTTATAACCTCTATTGCAGTAATATAATCACCTTCTTCATAGGCAATTCTTCCTTTTTCTTTAAGGACATACGCTTTGTTTAAAGGGAGTTGTTCTTCTTCGAAAATACTCTCGGCAAGATCCAGATAATCTTTTGCTCTGCTATACTTTCCTTGTAAGATAAAAAGTTGTGCATACTCTCTGTAAGCTATACCTAAATACTCTTTGTTTTTAAGATCTCTGTACTCCTGTATTGCTCTAAGCATATTAACCTCTGCAGCAGCATAATCTTTTTGGATGCTATATAGTTTGGCTACAGCTACACTAGTATTGGCTATGAGAAAACTGTCATTAAGTCCTTTGGAAAGGTATAGCGCTTCTTGAAGGTTGTTTTGAGCTTCTTGTACACTTTGGTTTTTAGACCTATTCACCAATGTGTTTATCTTAATCTTGATAGTCTCCTCATTAGTTAGCAACTTTTTAGTTTGGCTAAACGAATGGGAGAAAGTAAGAAGTAAGAGTAAAATTAGGGTGTAAAGGTGCTTCATCGTTATAAATATAATTTATTTCGATGAAATGCAATAGATTAAGTCAATTATTCGATTGGAATAGCCACGTTCATTATCGTACCAACCTATTAGCTTTACAAGTGTGCCGTCTATAACAGATGTCATTTGCGCATCGAACGTACAAGAATAAGGAAGACCAATAATATCTATTGAAACAATTGGATCTTCAGTATAACTTAATATATTTTTCAAATTGGTTTCAGAAGCTTTTTTAAAAGCTTCGTTAATTTCCTTTACAGTTGTTTTTCGCTTCACATTTAAAGTCATATCTGTAAGAGAACCATTAGGAACAGGTACTCTAATACCGCAACCACCAATAGCATGTTCCAAATCTGGAAATATTTTAGTAAGCGCTTTTGCAGCGCCAGTAGTTGTAGGAACAATAGATTGTCCTGCAGCTCGCGCTCGTCTTAAATCTCTATGGGGTTGATCATGTAAACTTTGGTCTGTAGTATAAGAATGAACCGTAGTAATGTAAGCTTGTTCTACTTGGCATAAATCGTGCACAACCTTAAGCATAGGCGCCGCATTATTGGTAGTACAAGATGCATTAGATATAATTTGCTCTGTACCATCTAATAAATGGTTATTTACACCTAAAACAATAGTTTTAATATCATCTTCAATTGGAGGTACAGAAAGTATTACTTTTTTTGCGCCACCAGTTATGTGGTTTTGTAAAAGTTCTTTTGTTTTAAACTTTCCAGTACATTCTATAACCACATCTGGTTGATATAGTGCCCAATTTATAGAGGAAATATCTGGCTGGTTTGTAAAGGGAAATTCAACGCCATCAACAACAACTGTCGTGTCATTTATAACTGAAACAGTTCTGTCTAACCTTCCATGAATACTGTCGTATTTTAATAAATGAGCCAAAGTGTTTACGTTGGCCAAATCATTTACTGCAACAACTTCTATTTCTGGATTATCAAGCAAAAGTCTAAAAAGGCTTCTGCCAATGCGACCAAAACCGTTTATGGCAATTTTAATTGGAGTCACAAGCGTTTACGTTAAGTGCTTTTGAGCTTTGTATGAAGATCTTACTAAAGCACCACTTTCTACGTGACGAAAGCCCATTTCTAAACCAATTTCCTCGTATTTCTTAAATTGATCTGGAGTGATAAATTGTTTTACAGGTAAATGCTTTTTACTTGGTTGTAAATACTGTCCTATGGTTACAATATCTAAGTTAACAGCTCTTAAATCTTTAAGGGTTTGTATAACCTCGTCTTCAGTTTCTCCTAAACCTAACATAATACCAGATTTAGTACGCTTAATACCTTGATCTTTTAAGTATTTTAAAACACCTAAACTACGTTCGTATTTTGCTTGTATACGTACTTCTCTAGTTAAGCGTTTTACAGTTTCCATATTATGAGAAACAACTTCTGGATTAACGGCTATTATACGATCTATATGCTTTTCAATCCCTTGAAAATCTGGTATTAATGTTTCAAGTGTTGTGTTAGGATTCATACGTCTTATGGCATTTACAGTCTCTGCCCATATGATAGATCCCATATCTTTAAGATCATCTCTATCTACACTTGTAACTACGGCGTGCTTAATGTCCATTAACTTAATAGAACGTGCCACTTTCTCAGGCTCATCCCATTCAACTGTATCTGGTCTACCTGTCTTTACACCACAAAACCCACAAGAACGTGTACAGACGTTTCCAAGAATCATGAATGTAGCTGTTCCTTCACTCCAACATTCGCCCATATTTGGGCAACTTCCTGATGTACAGATAGTGTGAAGGTCATATTTATCTACAAGACCTCTTAGTTCTTTATACTTTTTTCCTGTCGGTAATTTAACTCTAAGCCATTTTGGTTTTGGCTTTGGTTTTATAACTGAAAGTGTTTCTGTTTGCATTATGCAAAGATACAATTTATTGTATAGAAATAGGAGTAGAGTGTAGCTTTGAACTTAGATTGTAGAGTTGAAAAATTCTCTATAAATTATACTTGTAAATACGTCTAGACTTTGTTAGTTCCTGAAGTAATTATATCTGCTAGAAGTTTACGTGCTCTAAGTAATTTAACCTTAATTGTATTTATGGGTTCATCAATAGTTTCAGCAATTTCTTTATAGCTTAACTCTTGAAAATATCTTAGCATTATAATATTTTGATAGTCTGGTTTAAGCTTCTTTATATTTTGTAGTAATAAGCTAAGGTTTTGCTCTTTAATAAGTTCATCTTCTGCAGAAAGTGTGTTGTCTGCCAAGCTGTTAATCTTTTTATTTTCTGCTTTAGATGTATTTGTTACAACTGCGTTATTTTCCTTTCTAATAATATCAACATGAATATTCTTAGAGATAGTAGTAAGCCAGGTTTTAAACTTATAGTCTGAGTTGTATGTACTCAACTTATCAAATGCTTTGGCAAAGGTTTGTATGGTAATATCTTCTGCTAAAAATTCATCTGAGGTTCTTTTTAGCTGAAACCCATAGATATAAGACCAATACTCATCTAATAATTTTTTGTAGGCAGATTGTTTACCGGTTTTTGCCAGAGTAATTAACGCTTCAATATCTGTGTGTGCTAGTCCCAAGACTTAGGTTTTGAAACAATATTAGTGATAAAAAGACAAGCCTGCACAGATAACAATAAGATTTCTAAAAGTGGAAATATTAATAATAGAGCACTTTCGTGTAAAGTTTTGAAAGTTTTATATAAGATGAATCCTTGTATAAGTTCTCTAACTAAAAAAAGAGAAATGACAACTATTGAATACGGCTGAATAATTAGTAGAGAGATGCAAAACAACCAAAATAATAGCTGACTTATATAAAACCCTGCTAAAATGGTTTTAATCTTAAAAGAATACCTATTTGCAGTAGTAATATGCCTGCGCTTTTGGTGAAACCAAGCTTTTAAACTTGCTTTAGGTAAACTAGTTGTAAATGAAGCCTTGTTTAAACTTATTGCAGTGTTTGTTTTCGTTGAAGCTTCTGCAATAAATAAATCATCATCTCCAGACGCAATATGCTTATGAGAATTAAAACCCTTGTTGGCTTTAAAGCAAGCTTTAGTATAAGCTAAGTTTCGGCCAACACCCATATAGGCATTATTGTGATGCGCCATTCCAAAATACTGAAGGGCAGTTATTACCGTTTCATACCTAATTATTGAATTTAAAATGCCTTTCTCTTTCTTATAACCACTATACCCCAAAACAATAGTATGATTTTCAGAAAAATTTTGAGTCATATGCTGTACCCAATACTTAGATTCTGGCTTACAATCTGCGTCTGTAAATAATAGGTGATTATAAGTCGCTAATTCAATTGCTTTTGAGATTGAAGCTTTTTTTCCAAGACAGTTAGTATTTTTAATAATACGAAGTTCTGGGAACGCTTGCTTAACATCTAAGAGAACGTTTTGAGTATTGTCTGTTGAGCCATCATTAACTACAATAACTTCAAAAACAGGAAAGACTTGGTTGCAAATAATGGGTAAAAATCGTTTTAGATTTTCAGCTTCATTTTTAGCGCATATAATAATACTAGTAGGGTAGTGTTCTCGTTTGTGAAATGCTGTAAACGACGTAAAAGTAAATTGACCTAGGTATATATAGCATATACTATTTAGGAGAACTATAACTGCAAAAGCAATAAGTAATGCAGTGTAAAACACCTTTATTTAGTGTGTTCTGGTTCATTACAGTTTTCAAATTGATCTGGAGTCTTACCACAGAAACCACAAGAATCTCCTTCCTTATTTAAAAAAGGACTTTGGCTAGCACAAGTACCAGCAAATTTACCATCTTTTTTAGCCCAAATTTTTATTGCAATTCCTGCAACCGCTAAAGCTAATAATACAAGTGTGAGAAGAATTAATTTCATTTTGCAAATTTACAAAATACAGCCATGTAACTCAAACAAATTAGGCTTTTTTAGTTGTGAAAGCCTTTACACTATTTAACTAAACTTTAATTTTCGTTTTGTTAGGAGAGTCAAATCTATATCTATATTTGTGCTATAAATTTAAAACATAATAAAATGAAAATCAATAAATTATTACTTCTTGGTGCCTTAGCTACCTTATCTTTTACAGCTTGTAAAAATGATAAAAAAGCTGAAGAGGAAGCTGAGAAAATGGAAATGGAAGCTAAAGCAGAAGCTGAAGAAATGAAGATGGCTGAAGAAGCTAAAATGGCCGAAATGAAAAAGAAAGAGGCAGAAGAAACTAGCATTGCTGCAGTAGCAATGAATTCTGCAGATCACACAACTTTAGTTGCAGCTGTAAAAGCAGCACAATTAGATGTGATGCTTAAAACTGAAGGTCCTTACACAGTATTTGCACCTTCTAACGATGCTTTCGACAGATTACCAAAAGGAACTGTTGATACCTTATTAAAACCAGAAAACAAAGAAAAATTAACTGATGTATTAAGCTACCACGTAGTTCCAGGAGATGTAACATCTGCTAAACTTACAGAGTTAATTAAAGCTAACAATGGTTTTTATATGCTTAAGACTGCTAACGACGGTGAGTTGAGAGCTGAAATTAATAATGCTGGTAACATTACACTTACAGATGGTAGAGGTAAAAAATCTACAATTACTGCTGCAGATTTAGATGCATCTAACGGTACAGTACACGTAGTGAACACAGTAATGATGAGAAGCTAAGTTTTAGCTAACATTCAAAACATTAAAAAGGTCTGCAATTGCAGACCTTTTTTTAGTTATAAATATTTACTTCAGGTTCTAAACGAATGCTGAATTTTTGGTAAACAATATCTTGAACCTTCTTTGCTAAGTTTAAAATATCTTGACCACTTGCATTGCCATAATTTACCAAAACTAAAGCTTGGTTTTTATGCACGCCAGCATCACCTTCTCTAAATCCTTTTAATCCACTTTGGTCTATTAACCAACCTGCAGGCACTTTTACAAATTCTTCACTAACTGGATAACTTGGTAAATGCTCGTGATTGGCTTTTAGCGTTTTAAATGTGTTAATTGGTATTATTGGATTTTTAAAGAAACTACCACTATTACCTAATACATTAGGATTTGGAAGTTTAGAAGACCTTATGGCTATTACAGCATTAGATACATCTTGTATTGTAGGTTCAGTAATTTTGTTACGCTCAAGCTCTTGCTCTATTATTCCATAATTTGTTGAAAGTAGATGAGGTGCCTTATTAAGTTTAAACCTTACTTTGGTAATTATATAGTCTCCTTTTAGTGACGTTTTAAAAACAGAACTTCTATAACCAAACTCACAATCTTTTTTAGAGAATGTTTTAGTTACTAAAGTCTGTTTGTGTATTGCATCGCAACTCACAAAACTATCTTTTAACTCAACTCCGTATGCACCAATATTTTGAATTGGAGATGTGCCTACATTTCCGGGTATTAATGATAAATTCTCTAAACCGCCTAAATTTTTATCAAGTGTCCATAACACAAACTGATGCCAATTTTCACCAGCAGAAACATCAATAGTCATAGAAGTGTTGTCCTCACTAACTATAGTTTTTCCTAAGAGATTTAAATGTACAACAGTATCTTCTATATCTTCAGTTAACAGCATATTGCTGCCGCCACCAAGGATAAAAAGTGTTTCAGCATAATTTTTCTTCAACACAGAAATTAGCTCATCTTCTGATGTTACAGATATAAATGATGTTGCATTTACATCTATACCAAATGTATTATAGGATTTAAGAGAAACATTATGCTGTAAGTCCATACTTAGTTTGGGTACACCTCAAGTGCTTTTTTAAGGATGTTTACAGACTTTAATAAATTGTCTTCATTCAGTACGTATGCAATTCTTACTTGGTTTAAGCCAGTGTTTGGTGTAGAGTAAAATCCAGATGCAGGTGCTACCATTACTGTTTGTCCATCTACATCAAAATCACTCAATAACCATTTTGCAAAATCTTCAGCATCTTTTACAGGTAATTCTGCTATGCAGTAAAATGCACCTTTTGGTTTAGCAACCTTTACACCATTAATATCTTCTAATGCATTTACTAAAAGGTTACGACGGTGTACGTATTCTTCAATTACATCATCAAAGTATGATTTAGGTGTTTCAAGAGCAGCTTCTGCAGCAACTTGTGCAAATGTTGGTGGACTTAATCTTGCCTGAGCAAATTTTAATGCTGTAGACATAAGTTCTTTGTTTTTAGAAACCATACACCCAATTCTTGCACCACACATACTGTAACGCTTAGAAACAGAATCTATCATTATAGCATGGTCTTCTAAACCAGGCTCACTCATAATAGAATGGTGCGTATTACCATCATAGGCAAATTCACGATAAACTTCGTCTGCAACAATAAACAAATTATGTTTTTTAACCATTGCAGCTAATTGCTCAATCTCTTCTTTAGTGTATAAGTATCCAGTAGGATTTCCTGGATTACATATAAGAATAGCTTTTGTTTTTGGTGTAATAAGCTTTTCAAATTCTGCAATAGGAGGTAATGCAAAGCCATTATCTATAGATGATTTCACTGGTACTACTGTAACTCCAGAGGCTGTTGCAAAACCATTGTAGTTAGCGTAAAAAGGTTCAGGAATAATAACTTCGTCACCAGCATCTGCTATACTACCCATAGTAAACAATAAAGCTTCAGAGCCACCAGTGCTAATAATAATATCTTCTGCAGAGACATTTATATTGTTAGTCTTGTAATAATCTGCTAATTTGTTTCTATACGATTCAAATCCTTCAGAAGCACTGTAACTTAAAATTTCAATACTATTATTTTTAATAGCCTCTAAAGCCACATTTGGTGTCTTTATATCTGGTTGCCCAATATTTAAATGAAAAATATGTTTTCCATTTTTACGAGCAGCATCAGCGTAAGGCATTAACTTTCTAATTGGCGATTGTGGCATCGCTAACCCTTTTTGAGATATAGTAGGCATGGTGTGTTTTATTGTTTTTGCAAAGGTATCAATACACAAGCCTAATAGCAATTATCCATGCTTTTTTTGTAAATTACTAGAATGATATTAAAACAACATCTCTTACTTTGCTTGTTTCTCACGTTTGCAACTATTGCAAAGTCTCAGGATGGCTTTGTACTACAAGGCACAAATCAAGATAAAATAGACTTTGAATTTGTTAGAAACCTAACGATTGTACCACTTACTATAAATGGAAAGGAACTGTCTTTTTTGTTAGATACAGGTGTGAAAAACACTATGATATTTAGCTTAAAAGCTAATGATTCTTTAGAGTTGAATTCTGCTGAAAAAATTAAACTTATTGGTTTAGACGGTGAAACTGTTGTTGATGCGGTAAAATCTACAGGAAACACTGTAAAGTTAGGAAAGGCAGTAAATACTAATCATAATATTTATGTGGTTTTTGATCAAGAATTAAACTTTTCTACCCAACTTGGGGTGCAAGTTCACGGAATTATAGGATATGAATTTTTTAAAGATTTTGTGGTAGAGTGTAATTATATTTCTAAAGTTATTAAAGTATATGAGCCAAGTGCTTATAATGTTAGGAAAAAATGCAGAGGTTGTACAGCACTTTCTGTAGAGTTTGAAAATAATAAACCCTATATAAATGCAGAGGTGCAAGTTGGCGGAAACGTTGTTACCACAAAATTATTAGTTGATAGTGGCTCTAGTGATGGTTTGTGGTTGTTTCACAACTCTTCTGAAGATCTAAATAAGCCTACCAAAAGTTTTAGAGACTATTTAGGTTTGGGGCTAACAGGAGATATTTTTGGAGACCGTAGTAAAGTAAAACACTTAAAACTAGATAAGTTTAAACTAAAAAATGTGACAGCTGCCTATCCAGACACTTTGGCATTATCTGCTCAAGCTATTACAAATGACAGAAATGGAAGTTTAGGGTCTGAAGTATTGAGACGCTTTAAAGTTGTGATAGATTATCCGCGTGAACGTATTCTTCTTAAAAAAAATAAAGATTTTTATGATGATTTTACTTATGACATGAGTGGATTGGTTATAGCTCATGATGGCTTTTCAGTATATGAAGATAAAGTTGTCTTGCGTCCTAAAGATGAGTCTGATAATAAAAAGGAAATAAATCTACTTAATAACTCTCAAGCAAGATATAATAATTTTTCTAAGAAGAAAGATTCAAAAATTAACTTAAAGACACACTATGAGCTAAAGCCTAAATTTGTAATTAAAAGTATTAGACCAGATTCACCCGCAGAAAATGCAGATTTAAAAGTAGGTGATATTGTCGAAACCATTAATGGGAAACCAGCTTTTAAGTATACACTTAATGAGTTAAATGAAATGTTTTCCTCTCAGGAAAATAAAAAAATAAAATTTACAATATCAAGGTTTAATTTAAAATTTAGCCGAACAATGGTTCTTAAGAGTAGATTGTAATTAAAAAAAAAAGCCACGATATTAATCGTGGCTTTCAAGTCTATGTGATTAAGTGGTTATTTTCTAGGTGTTGTTTTTTCTAGAACACTTTTTCCACCATTTTCTTCTGCTAAAATAGTCCCTTTAATTTTTAAAGGTAATGTTGGGTTTTCTGCATCATTAGAGTAAACTGTAATGGTCTTTCTAATAGGACCTACACGCTTAGTGTCATATTTCACTTTAATTACACCAGTTTTTCCAGGACCAATAGGTTCTTCTGGTTTTTCTGGAATTGTACAGCCACAACTAGAATATACACGATTTATTACTAATGGAGCATCACCAGTATTGGTAAACTCAAAAGAGCGAACACCATCACTGCCTTTAGCTATTTCACCATAATCTATAACATCGCTTTTAAATTCAATTTTAGCTCCGTTTTGTGCTTGCACAGCATATCCAATAAAGAATACCAATGCAAGAGTCATTATTTTTTTCATAATAGTTCTTTTTAGAAGAAGGGTAAATATAAGGGCTATGTTGTTATTGTGCAAAATCTGATTATTAACAAATTCTAGCCTTTATAATTCTTCAAGTTATAAGTACTTTTGTAGTTATTCCAAAAACAATACCAAACTATGGCATTAGCCTCTAAATACGACTCGAAAGCAACAGAAGATAAATGGTACGACTACTGGATGAAAAACAACTATTTTCATTCTGAAGTAGATGACCGTGAACCTTATACAATAGTAATACCGCCACCAAATGTAACAGGTGTTCTGCATATGGGACACATGTTAAACAACACAATACAGGATGTTTTAATACGCCGTGCGCGTTTAAAAGGCTTTAATGCATGTTGGGTGCCAGGTACAGATCACGCAAGTATTGCTACAGAAGCTAAAGTTGTTAACAAACTTAAAGAAGAAGGCATAAATAAAAATGACCTTACTAGAGAGCAGTTTTTAGAACATGCGTGGGAATGGACGCATAAACACGGCGGCATTATCCTAGAGCAACTAAAAAAACTAGGAGCATCTTGTGATTGGGAGCGTACTGCTTTTACTATGGATGAAGATTTATCTAAATCTGTAATAAAAGTATTTGTAGACCTTCATAATAAAGGACACGTATATAGAGGTTACCGTATGGTAAATTGGGATCCTCAAGCAAAAACAACATTGAGTGATGAAGAGGTTATACATGTTGAAAAAGAAGGGAAGCTATTTTATCTAAATTATAAGATAGAAGGCTCTACAGATGTATTAACAATTGCTACAACACGACCAGAAACTATTTTTGGAGACACTGCAATTTGCATAAACCCTAATGATGAGCGTTTTACACATTTAAAAGGTAAAAAGGCAATTGTTCCTATTGCAAATAGAGTGATTCCTATTATTGAAGATGAATATGTAGATGTAGAGTTTGGAACGGGTTGTCTTAAAGTAACTCCTGCGCATGATGAGAATGACAAAATGTTAGGAGACAAACATAACTTAGATGTTGTTGATATTTTTAATGATGATGCTACTTTAAACAGTAACGGCTTACATTACGAAGGTAAAGATCGTTTTGTTGCACGTCGCGATATTGTAAAAGAATTAGAAGAATTAGAAGTTTTGGTTAAAACTGAAACACATATAAATAAAGTAGGTACTAGTGAGCGTACGGGAGCAGTAATAGAGCCTAAGTTAAGTGACCAATGGTTCTTGAAAATGAAAGAATTGGCACAACCTGCTTTAGATGCTGTCTTGGAAAAAGAGGTGGCATTAGTTCCAGAGAAGTTTATTAACACTTATCGTCATTGGATGGAAAATGTACGCGATTGGAATATTTCTCGTCAACTTTGGTGGGGACACCAAATTCCTGCGTACTATTATGGAGATGCTAAGGAAGATTATGTGG
This region of Croceibacter atlanticus HTCC2559 genomic DNA includes:
- a CDS encoding retropepsin-like aspartic protease; this translates as MILKQHLLLCLFLTFATIAKSQDGFVLQGTNQDKIDFEFVRNLTIVPLTINGKELSFLLDTGVKNTMIFSLKANDSLELNSAEKIKLIGLDGETVVDAVKSTGNTVKLGKAVNTNHNIYVVFDQELNFSTQLGVQVHGIIGYEFFKDFVVECNYISKVIKVYEPSAYNVRKKCRGCTALSVEFENNKPYINAEVQVGGNVVTTKLLVDSGSSDGLWLFHNSSEDLNKPTKSFRDYLGLGLTGDIFGDRSKVKHLKLDKFKLKNVTAAYPDTLALSAQAITNDRNGSLGSEVLRRFKVVIDYPRERILLKKNKDFYDDFTYDMSGLVIAHDGFSVYEDKVVLRPKDESDNKKEINLLNNSQARYNNFSKKKDSKINLKTHYELKPKFVIKSIRPDSPAENADLKVGDIVETINGKPAFKYTLNELNEMFSSQENKKIKFTISRFNLKFSRTMVLKSRL
- a CDS encoding DUF1573 domain-containing protein — protein: MKKIMTLALVFFIGYAVQAQNGAKIEFKSDVIDYGEIAKGSDGVRSFEFTNTGDAPLVINRVYSSCGCTIPEKPEEPIGPGKTGVIKVKYDTKRVGPIRKTITVYSNDAENPTLPLKIKGTILAEENGGKSVLEKTTPRK